The Corvus hawaiiensis isolate bCorHaw1 chromosome 2, bCorHaw1.pri.cur, whole genome shotgun sequence genome includes a window with the following:
- the LOC125316894 gene encoding uncharacterized protein LOC125316894 has product MRFAQSDFGAKAQQKSHPPARERGFSLGELSQRRGQRTLRGGSVGSVPPAPLIPPLSPGTSSGAARSLQGLPSLLARTAEQQCLCVYRFCTARRGRAEGGRAVLNLPGTRIGPGRRAVAGAVNPGGPGSGVRDRGELLSRPWLKGLLPGVWQLGAVLAWKLRCVSCRSCRGCVRLPEPGAECSDTARRPRVAQESAPRHSFAWGRTHSRETRWKHMCPPPSPRCRCRLPPCLGRSLLVATPVPARLPAEPGSGQCRGGEYTISRVAAPLRPSLSPRRVTCQGGVLEGRGKERRGGG; this is encoded by the exons ATGCGTTTTGCTCAGTCAGATTTTGGTGCAAAAGCTCAACAGAAATCCCATCCCCCTGCTCGGGAGAGGGGGTTTTCTCTGGGTGAGCTTTCTCAGCGCAGGGGGCAGCGAACCCTGCGAGGGGGCAGCGTTGGCTCTGTCCCTCCCGCCCCCCTcatccctcccctttcccccggCACATCCAGTGGGGCTGCAAGGTCGCTGCAGGGTCTGCCCTCTCTCCTCGCTCGCACGGCGGAGCAGCAATGCCTTTGTGTTTACCGCTTTTGCACCGCCCGGCGCGGACGGGCAGAGGGAGGGCGAGCTGTCCTAAACCTCCCGGGCACCAGGATAGGGCCAGGGAGAAGGGCCGTCGCCGGGGCCGTGAATCCCGGCGGTCCCGGGAGCGGCGTCCGGGACCGCGGGGAGCTGCTCTCCCGCCCCTGGCTAAAGGGTCTGCTCCCTGGGGTTTGGCAATTAGGGGCCGTATTGGCTTGGAAACTGCGCTGTGTTTCTTGTCGTTCCTGCAGAGGCTGTGTTCGGCTGCCAGAGCCGGGCGCGGAGTGCTCGGACACAGCTCGCAGACCTCGGGTGGCACAGGAGAGCGCCCCAAG acATTCCTTCGCCTGGGGAAGGACACACAGCCGGGAGACCCGCTGGAAACACATGTGCCCTCCTCCAAGTCCCCGCTGCCGCTGTCGGCTTCCTCCTTGCCTCGGTCGCTCCCTTCTTGTTGCTACTCCTGTCCCGGCACGGCTCCCCGCGGAGCCGGGGAGCGGGCAGTGCCGGGGTGGGGAATACACGATATCCCGTGTGGCAGCGCCGCTGCGCCCGTCGCTGAGCCCGCGGAGAGTGACCTGTCAAGGAGGTGTACtagaggggaggggaaaggagcgGCGGGGAGGGGGATGA